AGTTTATTGCTCTGAACTGCATTGATAGAAAACCCCGAGGTGGTGCTTGGATCTTCCTGCTGAGAGTGGGATCCCGCGTGCTCGGTGATGTGCTGAGGAAGCGGTGCAGGCCCTGTgaactgctgttgttttcctttctgcaggagCTAAGTGTGGCTCTATACCGGCATCTGCTTGGCCTTCAGGAGGGCAAaggcagccctgagcagcctgcagaTGGGAGGGATCTGCACCTTCTGTGCTGTGACATTGATCCGGTGCTGATTGAGAGggctcagcagagcagccccttcCCTAACTCCATATCCTTTGCTAACCTGGACATCATGGACTCCAGCTCCAGAGAGCCATTCCTCAGCTCCTACCTGAACCGTTTTGGCCGCTCCACCTTTGACATCAGCTTTTGCATGTCTGTGACCATGTGGATCCACCTGAACCATGGGGACAGAGGCCTGGTGGAGTTCCTGGCCTTCCTGTCCTCTCTGTGCAGGTACCTGTTGATTGAACCCCAGCCCTGGAAGTGCTACCGGGCAGCTGCCCGCCGCCTGCGGAAGCTGGGCAGGAATGACTTTGATCACTTCCGATCTCTTGCCATCAAAGGGGATATGGCAGAGAGGATCACACAGATCTTAACAAGGGACTGCACCATGGAGCTGGTGTGCTGCTTTGGAAACACCAGCTGGGACAGAAGcctcttgctttttaaatcCAATGGCTCAAATCACGAGGACGGGGAGCCTTCAGAATAGCAACAGTGACTGACAAAGGGCTTTGTGTGCTCCTGGGTTTGTAGGCAAGTTACAGAGTCAGATGTAGGAATTTCTACATCCCTACTGGGGTCAGACCTTCACCTCCATAGGGAGTTCGAAGCAACTGATGTCTGTGCATTGTGGTGTTTGTCTGACCCATCTTGTGGGTTCTGAGGTTGCTGTTCCTAGAAGGTGCTTTTGAAATCAAGCTGCTAtgtgtgatttctttttgtacCAAGAGAGTGAGCTGAGTTATTGCAGAATGTGTCTGGTTGGTATTTTGGTCAGGCTGTGTCCTGTGTGCACCTCTGCAGATGGGATCTGCCTGGAGCCTGCATTGGAGGCTGTCAGCAATGTGAACTTCCAGTGGAGTGAAGGATTTCCTTAATAAAGCATTAAAGCATGTAACAAAGCGAGAGCTCTTTGTAACAATATCcttaaaatagaataaaagtaatataattttatcaggaaacactttgtttttgtgattatttatttattttccccccttttaaatctatttttttcccatagttTTCATAGGCTCTGGTAGCTGAGTACATGTTTTCATTGCATTCTTAGGTCCAAGTGCCACTTTGGTAAGCCCAAAGCTTGAAATGCTGTCTCTGAGTAAGGTTAAAATATCTCAATATCTGTCTTGTTTAACTTCACTTTGCTTGGTCTCCCTGCTGGCTTTAGTTCCTTCCTGCTTAGTGGTTTTAATAGCTTTTATAGTTAGCAGGAGTCACGCTTGCACGGTGCTGTTCAAACAGGTGAACAGCTTGTATGAGTAGGCTGTGACGCACAGAAATAGATAAGCGATGACTCCTCTGAAGTTCTGAGTTATGCAGCTCCCTTGATGCGCACTGAGAGAAGCCCAGGTATGTGCCCAAAGTGAATCTCCTCCAGGAGGTGCTCTTGTCTAGCAGTTCTTTTGCATGGGCActgttttagttgttgttgtATCTGGAAATTCCTGGTTGTTTGCTGAAGCTTTGATAGGAAATCAGAGAGTTTTGGTTTCCTTTGTAACGAACTCGGATTAAAGAGTGAAGGGGGTgtgtgctctgctgggctgcccTGGACTTCTGGTTGAGAATCCATGGATAGATATGTGAGAGTGGAAAAAGAATGCTTATGGGGGTGCTCTTCCTCTGTCCTtgtgggaaagcagagcaaaactTCATTCTGCGTTTTCTTGAGGGTTCACccatctctctctttcagcTTATATATGAATCCCACTTTGATAATGAGGCACTTCTGACACAGGCTGCAGACTATGGGTGAGCTGCATTGACTCAGGGGTGGTTGAACCACTGCTGTTCcctgcactgtgcagctggTGGCACTGGAGCATcgtgcagcctgcagctgttGGGTTGTGTCAACATTCCTTGCTGTTCTC
The Excalfactoria chinensis isolate bCotChi1 chromosome 28, bCotChi1.hap2, whole genome shotgun sequence genome window above contains:
- the BCDIN3D gene encoding RNA 5'-monophosphate methyltransferase, which codes for MAKPRDKMAAPTKEEDRALEPGAAPYGNFPHYSRFHPPEGRLSLLPGGLLRRLFPSDVRPLLGLDVGCNSGELSVALYRHLLGLQEGKGSPEQPADGRDLHLLCCDIDPVLIERAQQSSPFPNSISFANLDIMDSSSREPFLSSYLNRFGRSTFDISFCMSVTMWIHLNHGDRGLVEFLAFLSSLCRYLLIEPQPWKCYRAAARRLRKLGRNDFDHFRSLAIKGDMAERITQILTRDCTMELVCCFGNTSWDRSLLLFKSNGSNHEDGEPSE